The proteins below are encoded in one region of Leptotrichia sp. oral taxon 218:
- the pckA gene encoding phosphoenolpyruvate carboxykinase (ATP) has protein sequence MKKLTKDLEKLGIVNVAKIYRNLTPAELVERALERKEGTLSETGALVVQTGKYTGRSPKDKYIVDTLQIHDKIAWGDVNKPIEKQKFESIYNKLIAYLQNREIFVFDGMAGADPTCRKKFRIINERASQNLFIHQLLIRPTEEELNDYGHADFTIIAAPGFKCNAKIDGINSSAAIIIDYEAKVGIICGTEYSGEIKKSVFSIMNFIMPEIDVLPMHCSANMDPRTGETAIFFGLSGTGKTTLSADPNRRLIGDDEHGWSDHSIFNFEGGCYAKCINLDQKHEPDIFNAIKFGSLVENVVMNPKTREFDFYDKSLTENTRVGYPISHINNAQIPGIGGIPNVIIFLTADAFGVLPPISRLSRDAAIYHFVTGFTSKLAGTERGITEPQPTFSTCFGEPFMPLDPLVYAEMLGKKIELHNTKVFLINTGWSGGPYGVGNRMNLKYTRAMVTAALNGELDEVEYRHDDIFNVEIPQYCPNVPNELLNPIDTWANKEAYNAAAKKLAKMFRENFEKKYPNMPEHIVNAGPVSFK, from the coding sequence ATGAAAAAGTTGACAAAAGATTTAGAAAAACTGGGAATAGTAAATGTAGCAAAAATTTACAGAAATTTAACACCTGCTGAACTTGTTGAACGTGCATTAGAAAGAAAGGAAGGAACTTTATCAGAAACTGGGGCTTTGGTTGTACAAACTGGAAAATATACAGGGCGTTCGCCTAAAGATAAATATATAGTTGATACTTTGCAAATTCACGATAAAATCGCTTGGGGTGATGTGAATAAACCAATTGAAAAGCAAAAATTTGAATCTATTTACAATAAATTAATTGCTTATTTACAAAATAGAGAAATATTTGTGTTTGACGGAATGGCTGGGGCCGATCCAACTTGTAGAAAAAAGTTTAGAATCATAAATGAACGTGCAAGTCAAAATTTATTTATTCATCAATTATTAATTCGACCAACCGAAGAAGAATTAAACGATTATGGACATGCTGACTTTACAATAATTGCTGCTCCTGGATTTAAGTGTAATGCTAAAATTGACGGGATAAATTCATCAGCCGCGATAATTATTGATTACGAAGCAAAAGTCGGGATTATTTGTGGAACAGAATATTCGGGAGAAATAAAGAAAAGTGTATTTTCAATAATGAACTTTATAATGCCTGAAATTGATGTTCTACCTATGCACTGCTCTGCCAATATGGATCCTAGAACGGGGGAAACTGCAATATTTTTTGGACTTTCAGGAACTGGTAAAACTACACTTTCTGCAGATCCAAATCGTAGATTGATTGGTGACGATGAACATGGATGGTCAGATCATAGTATTTTTAACTTCGAAGGTGGATGTTATGCAAAATGTATAAATCTTGATCAAAAACATGAACCTGATATTTTTAATGCGATAAAGTTCGGAAGTTTGGTAGAAAATGTTGTAATGAATCCTAAAACTCGTGAATTTGATTTTTACGATAAAAGTTTAACTGAAAATACAAGAGTTGGTTATCCTATTAGTCATATAAATAATGCACAAATTCCTGGAATTGGTGGAATTCCTAATGTTATAATATTTTTGACAGCGGATGCTTTTGGAGTTTTACCACCTATTTCAAGACTTTCAAGAGATGCTGCTATTTACCACTTTGTGACAGGATTTACTTCTAAATTAGCAGGAACTGAACGAGGAATTACAGAACCACAGCCAACATTTTCAACTTGTTTTGGTGAACCATTTATGCCGCTTGATCCACTGGTTTATGCTGAAATGTTGGGGAAAAAGATAGAATTGCATAATACAAAAGTATTTTTAATAAATACAGGATGGTCTGGAGGTCCTTATGGTGTTGGAAATCGTATGAACTTAAAATATACAAGAGCTATGGTTACTGCAGCACTAAATGGAGAATTGGATGAAGTAGAATATCGACACGATGATATTTTTAATGTAGAAATTCCTCAATATTGTCCAAATGTTCCAAATGAATTATTAAATCCAATAGATACTTGGGCTAATAAAGAAGCATACAATGCTGCTGCAAAAAAATTAGCAAAAATGTTTAGAGAGAATTTTGAAAAAAAATACCCAAATATGCCAGAACACATTGTAAATGCCGGTCCTGTATCTTTTAAATAG
- a CDS encoding oxaloacetate decarboxylase subunit alpha: MGKVKITETSLRDGHQSLMATRMTTAEMIPIIKTMDKVGYYAMEVWGGATYDAEIRFLNEDPWERLREIRKRVKNTKLQMLLRGQNLLGYRHYADDIVEKFVELSIKNGIDIIRTFDALNDIRNVKKVVESTKKYGGHSQLAICYTISPVHTIEYYKKLAFEMQNMGADSIAIKDMSGILLPNVAYKLVSELKSILNIPLELHTHSTAGMAGMSVLKAIEAGVDIIDTAISPFGGGTSQPPTESIVRALQGTEYDTGLNLELLKEVEEYFKPIRKKYIDNGILNPKALEIEPNIVEYQLPGGMLSNLLFQLKAQNAQDKYEDVLREIPKVRKDLGYPPLVTPMSQMVGTQAVFNVLTGNRYKIIPKEIKDYVKGMYGKSPVPISDEIKKIIIGDEKIFTGRPADLIKDEYDLMKKEIGNLAKSDEDILTYACFPQIAKDYLKKKYFEKMGTKEKTKIKEKERERKKNEETKIYNINVIF, encoded by the coding sequence ATGGGAAAAGTAAAAATAACAGAAACTTCTCTAAGAGATGGACATCAATCACTTATGGCAACGAGAATGACGACCGCTGAAATGATTCCAATTATAAAAACTATGGATAAAGTTGGATATTATGCGATGGAAGTTTGGGGAGGAGCTACTTATGATGCAGAAATTAGGTTTTTGAATGAAGATCCTTGGGAAAGACTGCGAGAAATTAGAAAAAGAGTTAAAAATACTAAGTTGCAAATGCTTTTAAGAGGGCAAAATTTACTTGGTTACAGGCATTATGCTGATGATATTGTTGAAAAATTTGTGGAACTTTCTATAAAAAATGGTATTGATATTATTAGGACTTTTGATGCGTTAAATGATATACGAAATGTTAAAAAAGTTGTTGAAAGTACAAAAAAATATGGAGGACACAGTCAACTTGCAATTTGCTACACAATAAGTCCCGTTCATACGATTGAATATTATAAAAAACTTGCGTTTGAAATGCAAAATATGGGTGCAGATTCTATTGCAATAAAAGATATGTCAGGAATTTTATTGCCAAATGTAGCTTACAAACTTGTCAGCGAATTAAAAAGTATTTTAAATATACCACTTGAATTGCACACTCACTCAACTGCTGGAATGGCGGGAATGAGTGTTTTAAAAGCTATTGAAGCTGGAGTTGATATTATTGACACTGCTATTTCACCTTTTGGTGGCGGAACTTCTCAACCACCTACAGAATCAATTGTAAGAGCTTTACAAGGGACAGAATATGACACAGGATTAAATCTTGAACTTTTAAAAGAAGTCGAAGAATATTTTAAACCTATTAGAAAAAAATATATTGATAACGGAATTTTAAATCCTAAAGCATTAGAAATAGAACCTAATATTGTGGAATATCAGCTACCCGGTGGAATGCTCTCAAATTTATTATTTCAATTAAAAGCACAAAATGCTCAAGATAAATATGAAGATGTACTTAGAGAAATTCCAAAAGTTCGTAAAGATTTGGGGTATCCGCCATTGGTTACTCCTATGAGTCAAATGGTTGGAACCCAAGCTGTTTTTAATGTTTTGACTGGAAATAGATATAAAATTATTCCGAAAGAAATAAAAGATTATGTAAAGGGAATGTATGGAAAATCTCCTGTGCCGATTTCTGATGAAATAAAAAAAATTATAATTGGAGATGAAAAAATATTTACTGGAAGACCTGCCGATTTAATAAAAGATGAATATGATTTGATGAAAAAAGAAATTGGAAATTTGGCAAAATCGGATGAAGATATATTGACTTACGCTTGTTTTCCACAAATTGCAAAAGATTATCTGAAAAAAAAATATTTTGAGAAAATGGGAACTAAAGAAAAAACAAAAATCAAAGAAAAAGAAAGAGAAAGAAAAAAAAATGAAGAAACAAAAATTTATAATATTAATGTAATTTTTTAA
- a CDS encoding OadG family protein gives MKSILFGNSVVSFKDAIYITIVSMAIVFFILLLISFVLSFFKYFSSKNDENNIQINKKLNKHNEILENLDEFDKKKNEKYKKFNMEKIKDETMLAALMAALIDASEDNENCYIKVRNIKEIK, from the coding sequence ATGAAAAGCATTTTATTTGGAAATTCAGTTGTGTCATTTAAAGATGCAATTTATATTACTATCGTAAGCATGGCAATTGTTTTTTTCATATTATTATTAATTTCATTTGTATTGTCATTTTTTAAATATTTTTCTAGTAAAAATGATGAAAATAATATACAAATTAATAAAAAACTAAATAAACATAATGAAATTTTAGAAAATTTGGATGAATTTGATAAAAAGAAAAATGAAAAATATAAAAAATTTAATATGGAAAAAATAAAAGATGAAACTATGTTAGCAGCTTTGATGGCGGCTCTTATTGACGCATCTGAAGATAATGAAAATTGTTATATTAAAGTTAGAAATATAAAGGAAATTAAATAA
- a CDS encoding biotin/lipoyl-containing protein, which yields MQGLIVDVKVKVGQKVKSGDEVVILEAMKMENPIVSPNDGTISEIKVSKGNSVNSDDILVILSK from the coding sequence ATGCAAGGACTTATTGTCGATGTAAAAGTTAAAGTTGGTCAAAAAGTGAAAAGTGGAGATGAAGTTGTTATTTTAGAAGCTATGAAAATGGAAAATCCTATTGTTTCGCCTAATGACGGAACCATTAGTGAAATTAAAGTATCTAAAGGAAATAGTGTAAACTCTGATGATATATTAGTAATATTGTCAAAATAA
- a CDS encoding sodium ion-translocating decarboxylase subunit beta, with product MELLKILYGTTGLSMITIKQIIMIIIALILLYLAIKKQYEPYLLLPISFGMLLINLPSVANEGLMEKGGLLYYLYQGVKLGIYPPLIFLAIGASTDFGPLIANPKSLLLGAAAQFGIFVAFIGAILLGLTGKEAASIGIIGGADGPTAIYLTTKLAPHLLGSIAIAAYSYMALVPVIQPPIIKLLTTKKERMVEMTQLRFVSQKEKIIFPIAVTIIVILLVPSSAPLIGMLMLGNLIKEVGIVSNLVEHVRGALLYCITIVLGMTVGATANAQNFLSLTTIKIIILGLIAFSFGTVGGVLFGKIMYKFSKGKVNPMIGAAGVSAVPMAARVVQKIGQKENPRNFLLMHAMGPNIAGVIGSAVAAGVLLIIFK from the coding sequence ATGGAACTACTAAAAATTCTTTACGGAACAACAGGATTATCTATGATAACTATAAAGCAAATTATTATGATAATAATTGCTTTAATATTATTATATTTGGCAATAAAAAAACAATACGAACCTTACTTGCTTCTTCCAATCTCTTTTGGAATGTTACTTATAAATTTACCATCTGTTGCAAATGAAGGACTTATGGAAAAAGGTGGACTTTTGTATTATTTGTATCAAGGGGTAAAACTTGGAATTTATCCCCCATTAATATTTTTAGCAATAGGAGCAAGTACTGATTTTGGGCCTCTTATTGCCAATCCTAAAAGTTTACTGTTAGGTGCTGCTGCGCAATTTGGAATTTTTGTTGCATTTATTGGAGCAATTTTACTTGGATTAACTGGAAAAGAAGCCGCTTCAATTGGAATTATTGGCGGAGCTGATGGACCAACTGCTATTTATTTGACAACCAAACTTGCACCACATTTATTGGGATCAATTGCTATTGCAGCCTATTCTTATATGGCTTTAGTTCCAGTTATTCAACCACCAATTATAAAACTACTTACAACAAAAAAAGAAAGAATGGTTGAAATGACTCAACTTAGATTTGTAAGCCAAAAAGAAAAAATAATTTTTCCAATTGCAGTCACAATTATCGTAATTCTTTTAGTTCCATCATCGGCTCCATTAATCGGAATGTTAATGTTAGGAAATCTTATAAAAGAAGTTGGAATCGTTTCAAATTTAGTTGAACATGTGAGAGGAGCATTGTTATATTGTATTACAATAGTTTTGGGAATGACAGTCGGAGCAACTGCTAATGCACAAAACTTTTTAAGTCTAACAACAATAAAAATTATTATTTTAGGATTAATTGCGTTTTCCTTTGGAACAGTTGGAGGCGTGTTATTTGGAAAAATAATGTACAAATTTTCAAAAGGAAAGGTAAATCCAATGATTGGTGCAGCTGGAGTTTCAGCAGTTCCTATGGCAGCAAGAGTCGTTCAAAAAATAGGTCAAAAAGAAAATCCACGAAATTTTTTGCTAATGCATGCAATGGGACCAAATATCGCTGGAGTAATTGGTTCAGCTGTTGCTGCAGGAGTTCTTTTGATTATATTTAAATAA
- a CDS encoding biotin--[acetyl-CoA-carboxylase] ligase, with protein MKENKENVKIYKFDVIDSTNDYLRRDHNNHEEFDVISAEIQTHSKARRNNDWVSLEGMATFSFFLNEKKEIKMEDYLKLPLLAGLAVINGLKKVENLDYKFKWTNDVYLENKKLCGILMEKADDIYIVGIGLNVNNILPKFLENKAISLTQIKNKEYEIDEIITNIVYEFKLLFKHLENGFWKEILSQINEINYLKNKNIELKFGNEIISGIAQDINKDGEIEISIPQNEKQKSVIKSFSVGEVFEKIKIF; from the coding sequence ATGAAAGAAAATAAAGAAAATGTAAAAATATATAAATTTGATGTAATTGATTCAACAAATGATTATTTGAGAAGAGATCATAATAACCACGAGGAATTTGACGTTATTTCTGCAGAGATTCAAACGCACAGTAAAGCTCGTAGAAACAACGATTGGGTTTCACTTGAAGGAATGGCTACATTTAGTTTCTTTTTAAATGAAAAAAAAGAAATAAAAATGGAAGATTATTTGAAACTCCCACTACTTGCTGGACTTGCCGTAATAAATGGATTGAAAAAAGTTGAAAACTTAGATTATAAATTTAAATGGACAAATGATGTTTATTTAGAAAACAAAAAATTATGTGGAATTTTAATGGAAAAAGCAGACGATATCTATATTGTAGGAATTGGTTTAAATGTAAATAATATTTTGCCAAAATTTTTGGAAAATAAGGCTATTTCGTTGACTCAAATAAAAAATAAAGAATATGAAATTGACGAGATTATAACAAATATTGTTTATGAGTTTAAATTATTATTTAAACATTTAGAAAATGGATTTTGGAAAGAAATTTTAAGCCAAATTAACGAAATAAATTATTTAAAAAATAAAAATATTGAATTAAAGTTTGGAAATGAAATTATTTCAGGAATTGCACAAGATATTAACAAAGATGGAGAAATTGAAATTTCAATTCCTCAAAATGAAAAACAAAAAAGTGTAATTAAAAGTTTTTCAGTTGGAGAAGTTTTTGAAAAAATTAAGATATTTTAA
- the hisIE gene encoding bifunctional phosphoribosyl-AMP cyclohydrolase/phosphoribosyl-ATP diphosphatase HisIE — protein MNIEQIKFDEKGLVPAIIQDYYTKEVLTLAYMNKESLEITLRDKKTCFFSRSRQELWLKGETSGNYQHVVSVKYDCDADALLVEVKKDGPACHTGAESCFFNSLFEAEDYSSFTPEKLYELIKDRKINPNEKSYTTYLFEKGLDKILKKVGEECTEVIIGAKNNDNDELRYEIADLYYHTLVLMIEQGLTIQDVKDELAKRHVVDHKVKQEKMGGESK, from the coding sequence ATGAATATAGAGCAAATAAAATTTGATGAAAAAGGACTTGTTCCTGCAATAATACAGGATTATTATACAAAAGAAGTACTGACACTTGCATATATGAATAAAGAAAGTCTTGAAATAACTTTAAGAGATAAGAAAACTTGTTTTTTTAGCAGAAGTAGACAAGAACTTTGGTTAAAAGGGGAAACTTCAGGGAATTATCAGCATGTTGTTTCGGTAAAATATGATTGTGATGCGGATGCTTTGCTTGTGGAAGTAAAAAAAGATGGGCCTGCTTGCCATACTGGTGCTGAAAGTTGCTTTTTTAACTCATTGTTTGAAGCAGAAGATTATAGCAGTTTTACGCCTGAAAAACTTTATGAATTGATAAAAGATAGAAAAATTAATCCAAATGAAAAATCTTACACGACTTATTTATTTGAAAAAGGGCTTGATAAAATTTTGAAAAAAGTTGGAGAAGAATGTACGGAAGTTATAATTGGGGCTAAAAATAATGATAATGATGAATTGAGATATGAAATTGCAGATTTATATTATCACACTTTGGTTTTAATGATTGAGCAAGGGCTTACTATTCAAGATGTGAAAGATGAACTGGCTAAAAGACATGTTGTTGATCATAAAGTTAAACAGGAAAAAATGGGTGGAGAATCTAAATAA
- a CDS encoding DUF86 domain-containing protein yields the protein MCKRKRNILQFSYDIEECIDVIQEEISKVSFEEFVNDRKTIGYIERQLEKIGEAISQIQKLDKNILTDIFSDHSYWENIKGMRNRLIHEYWGTSLEMIYEVSVFEMEDLLKYIYLLREKLKY from the coding sequence ATGTGTAAAAGAAAGAGAAATATACTTCAGTTTTCTTATGACATTGAAGAATGTATTGATGTTATACAAGAAGAAATTTCTAAAGTTTCTTTTGAAGAGTTTGTTAATGATAGAAAAACAATCGGGTATATTGAAAGACAATTAGAAAAAATTGGAGAAGCTATTTCACAAATTCAAAAGTTAGACAAAAATATTTTAACAGATATATTCTCAGATCATTCTTATTGGGAAAATATAAAAGGAATGAGAAATAGATTAATTCATGAATATTGGGGAACTAGCTTAGAAATGATTTACGAAGTTTCTGTTTTTGAAATGGAAGATTTATTAAAATATATTTACTTATTGAGAGAAAAATTAAAATATTAA
- a CDS encoding nucleotidyltransferase family protein: protein MKKEEILKKLKEINKKKYSILKLGLFGSFSKNSDTANSDIDILVKMEFKKGMYQNFCNLHKRLEEIFQKKVDLVDESMFEYKFKNPKVQKYKDEIKEEILRSVIYV from the coding sequence ATGAAAAAAGAAGAAATTTTAAAAAAATTAAAAGAAATTAATAAAAAGAAATATTCAATTTTAAAATTAGGACTTTTTGGTAGTTTTTCTAAAAATAGTGATACTGCTAATAGTGATATCGATATTCTTGTAAAGATGGAATTTAAAAAGGGAATGTATCAAAATTTTTGTAATTTACACAAAAGACTTGAAGAAATTTTTCAAAAAAAAGTGGATTTAGTTGATGAAAGTATGTTTGAGTATAAATTTAAAAATCCAAAAGTTCAGAAATATAAAGATGAAATAAAAGAAGAAATTTTACGGAGTGTAATTTATGTGTAA
- the hisF gene encoding imidazole glycerol phosphate synthase subunit HisF: protein MLAKRIIPCLDVRNGKVVKGVNFTGIKEVDSPVELAKFYNKSGADELVFYDITASVEERGLFTDILKEVASQIFIPLTVGGGINTLEDFDRVLKAGADKVSVNSGAIRNPKLIEEAAKKYGDQCVVLSVDVKRVDGKFKVFTKGGRENTGIDAIEWFVNGQENGAGEVVVNSIDTDGVKNGFDLELLEILSKKLSIPIVASGGAGNMEHFRELFKIPGIDAGLAASIFHFKEVEIMELKKYLKSNGVDMRI from the coding sequence ATGCTTGCAAAGAGAATTATTCCCTGTTTGGATGTGAGAAATGGAAAAGTTGTAAAAGGAGTTAATTTTACTGGTATAAAAGAAGTTGATAGTCCAGTTGAACTTGCTAAATTTTATAATAAATCTGGGGCTGATGAACTTGTTTTTTATGATATTACGGCTTCGGTTGAGGAAAGAGGATTGTTTACAGATATTTTGAAAGAAGTGGCAAGTCAAATATTTATTCCGCTTACTGTTGGCGGTGGAATAAATACGCTGGAAGATTTTGATAGAGTTTTAAAAGCTGGAGCTGATAAAGTGAGTGTCAATTCTGGGGCAATAAGAAATCCAAAATTAATTGAAGAGGCTGCGAAAAAATATGGAGATCAATGTGTAGTTTTGTCAGTTGATGTAAAACGAGTTGATGGGAAATTCAAAGTTTTTACAAAAGGTGGAAGAGAAAATACTGGAATTGATGCGATAGAATGGTTTGTAAATGGTCAGGAAAATGGTGCTGGAGAAGTTGTTGTAAACAGTATTGACACAGACGGAGTTAAAAATGGATTTGACTTAGAATTACTTGAAATTTTATCAAAAAAATTGTCAATTCCAATAGTTGCATCAGGTGGAGCTGGAAATATGGAGCATTTTAGAGAATTATTTAAAATTCCAGGAATTGATGCGGGACTTGCAGCTTCGATTTTTCATTTTAAGGAAGTGGAAATTATGGAGTTAAAAAAGTATTTGAAGAGTAATGGTGTTGATATGAGAATTTGA
- the hisA gene encoding 1-(5-phosphoribosyl)-5-[(5-phosphoribosylamino)methylideneamino]imidazole-4-carboxamide isomerase, giving the protein MIEIFPAIDLHNGQAVRLKQGDYNQVEVFFKNPVEVLDFFNKNNSKNLHIVDLDGAKDGNTKNYEVIKELVEKSDFFVQVGGGIRDEERIKKYIELGVNRVILGTIAVENEKFLKEMVKKYGDKIAVSVDAKDEKVAVKGWTETVELNSVEFCKKLSNIGVKTIIYTDISKDGMLSGTNLEIYRKLSKVVNSDIIASGGITFLDEIKELNKNHIYGAIVGKAIYSGNLDLKEVLNISK; this is encoded by the coding sequence ATGATAGAAATTTTTCCAGCGATAGATTTACATAACGGACAGGCAGTTAGATTGAAACAAGGGGATTATAACCAAGTGGAAGTATTTTTTAAAAATCCTGTTGAAGTTTTGGACTTTTTTAATAAAAATAATTCAAAAAATCTTCATATTGTGGATTTGGATGGGGCAAAAGATGGGAATACAAAAAATTATGAGGTCATAAAAGAATTGGTTGAAAAAAGTGATTTTTTTGTTCAAGTTGGTGGTGGAATCCGTGATGAAGAAAGAATAAAAAAATATATTGAATTGGGAGTAAACCGTGTTATTTTAGGAACGATTGCCGTTGAAAATGAAAAATTTTTGAAGGAAATGGTAAAAAAATACGGCGATAAAATTGCAGTTTCTGTAGATGCGAAAGATGAAAAAGTTGCGGTTAAAGGATGGACTGAAACTGTAGAATTGAACTCGGTTGAATTTTGCAAAAAATTATCGAATATAGGTGTGAAAACAATAATTTATACTGATATTTCAAAAGATGGAATGTTAAGCGGAACAAATCTTGAAATTTATAGAAAATTGTCGAAAGTAGTTAATTCAGATATTATTGCTTCAGGTGGAATCACTTTTTTGGATGAAATTAAAGAGCTTAACAAAAATCATATTTATGGAGCAATTGTGGGAAAGGCGATTTATTCAGGAAATCTTGATTTGAAAGAAGTACTTAATATCAGTAAATAA
- the hisH gene encoding imidazole glycerol phosphate synthase subunit HisH, which translates to MIAVIDYGVGNLFSLLSSLNYVGLDTKLTNNIEEIKSAKGIILPGVGAFRDAVSNLEKYGLKDILVDEAKNGKPFLGICLGMQMLFEKSYEYGEFEGLGLINGSVEEIKKHIPKNSDLKIPHMGWNNLKINDEFRNDKILKNVNVENEEYVYYVHSYFAKTDMKNIVAYSEYGTKIPGIVKNKNVYGMQFHPEKSGDTGLKLLKNWGELVK; encoded by the coding sequence ATGATCGCAGTTATTGATTATGGAGTGGGTAATCTTTTTTCTTTGCTATCTTCATTAAATTATGTTGGACTTGATACAAAACTGACTAATAATATTGAAGAGATTAAAAGTGCGAAAGGGATAATTTTGCCAGGAGTGGGGGCTTTTAGAGATGCTGTTTCTAATCTTGAAAAATATGGATTAAAAGATATTTTGGTAGATGAAGCGAAGAATGGGAAGCCTTTTTTAGGAATTTGTCTTGGAATGCAAATGCTTTTTGAGAAAAGTTATGAATACGGTGAATTTGAAGGACTTGGACTTATAAATGGAAGTGTTGAGGAAATAAAAAAACATATTCCAAAAAATTCTGATTTGAAAATACCTCATATGGGATGGAACAACTTGAAAATAAATGATGAATTTAGAAATGATAAAATTTTGAAAAATGTGAATGTTGAAAATGAAGAATATGTGTATTATGTACATTCATATTTTGCAAAAACGGATATGAAAAATATTGTTGCGTATTCAGAATATGGAACAAAAATTCCTGGAATTGTAAAAAATAAAAATGTTTATGGAATGCAGTTTCATCCTGAAAAATCTGGAGATACTGGATTGAAATTATTGAAAAATTGGGGTGAATTGGTGAAATAA